The Streptomyces achromogenes DNA segment TTCTTGACCTTCGCCATGGTGTGCATGGCGTGCACGAGCGGGGCGCCCCAGCGCTGGGCGGCCAGCCAGCCCACATGGCCGGAGAGCCAGTAGTGCGAGTGCACGAGGTCGTAGTAGCCGGGGCGGTGGCCGGCCCAGGCCTGCATCACACCGTGCGTGAAGGCGCACAGCTGGGCCGGCAGGTCCTCCTTGGCGAGGCCTTCGTAGGGGCCCGCGTCGACGTGCCGGACGAGGACCCCGGGGGCCAGCTCGACGACGGGCGGCAGGCCGCCGGTCGTCGCGCGCGTGAAGATCTCGACCTCGATGTTGATGGCGGCGAGGCGCTGCGCGAGCTCGACGATGTAGACGTTCATGCCGCCGGCGTCGCCGGTGCCGGGCTGGTGGAGCGGGGAGGTGTGCACGGAGAGCATCGCGACGCGACGGGGGCGGCGGTGGAGCCTGAGCCGCTGCGGCGCGGTCTGAGAGCGACGCCCGAGCTTGTTGACGTAGCTCACGTGGCGGTCCTCCTCGCTGCGGGCATGCCTGAGGGAGGGTGTGGGGCGCCCTCCACGGAGCTGCAACCCGGACGGGCACATTCCCATTCCGGCGTGTTCCGCGACCGCGGCGTTTTTTGCCCAGCCATTACCATAGATCGCTCAACCGTTCGACGACGTTCTGCGTGCGGGAATCCCGCACGGCCGCACCGCATACCCTCATACGCATGACGTCCCGCGCCCCGAACCGCCCCGTGGGCACGGTCACGCGCGGCACGACGAACCCCAACCGGCTGCGCCGCATGGACCGCTGGATCGCCGCGACGCACGGCCCCGACCTGCGCCGGGCCGCCGATCCCGTCGCCGTCGACCTCGGTTACGGGGCCGCGCCCTGGACCGCCGTCGAACTGCTGGGGCGACTGCGCTCAGTCGCGCCACGCGCGCGTGTCGTGGGCGTCGAGATCGAACCGGCCCGAGTGGCGGCCGCGCGGCCGTACGAGCGCGAGGGGCTGGCCTTCCGGCACGGAGGGTTCGAGATCCCGGTCTCCCGGCGGCCGCACCTGGTGCGCGCCGCCAACGTGCTGCGCCAGTACGACGAGGGCGAGGTCGCCGCGGTCTGGCGGCGGCTGTGCGCGCGGCTCGCGCCGGCCGAGGCGGCGACCGGGTTCCGCGGCGGCCTGCTCGTCGAGGGGACCTGTGACGAGATCGGGCGCCGGCACGTGTGGGTGGCGCTGGGACCGGAAGGCCCCCGCACGGTCACCTTCGCGACCCGGCTGGGCTCCCTGCAACGGCCCTCGGATCTCGCGGAGCGGCTGCCCAAGGCCCTGATCCACCGCAACGTCCCGGGCGAGCCCGTGCACGCCTTCCTGCGCGACTTCGACCGCGCCTGGGCGGCCGCCGCGCCGTTCGCGTCGTACGGCGCCCGGCAGCGGTGGATGCGCGCGGTACGGGACCTGACGGCCGACTGGCCGGTGACGGACGGGCCGACGCGCTGGCGACAGGGCGAAGTGACGGTGCGCTGGGCGGCGTTGGCGCCGCGGGACTGACAGCCCTTGCCTCCGGGCGAACCACCCGGCGACCACCCGGCGACCACCCGGCGACCACCCGGCGACCACCCGGGAACGATCTCCGTGAGTCGTTCGTCACACAGGCGGGGAGAGCGAATGTCGGGGCGGGCGGGAGGGGAAGGACTGCCGATGCCGGTTCCGTCATCACCTCTGTCGTTTTCGGCCGTGACGTGGCACGATCCCCCGAGCGCCTAAGTTACTGACGGTTAATCACACATGGGGGACGCGGTATGGGAACGGGGAAGCGCGGCCTGCTCGCCGCAGCTGTGACCGTGGTCTGCGCGGTCTCCGTGCTGGGGGCGCCCGGCGCGGCGTTCGCCAGCCCGAACCCCCCGCCGACGCCTGCGCCGTCGGCGGGTTCGTCGACCCCCGCGCTTCCCTCGACCGCCACCAACAAGGACCTCGAGGCCGTCCGCACCCAGCTCGAAGCGCTGTACCACGACGCCGCGGTGGCGACCGACGCCTACAACGCGGCCGAGGAGGCGGCGCAGAAGCAGTCCGCGGAGATCGTCGAGCTGGCCAAGAAGATCGTCGCGGGCCAGAAGAAGCTGGACGACCTCAAGGACCGCGCGGGCGCCGCCGCCCGCGCCCAGTACCGCACGGGCGGCCTGCCCGACGAGGCACAGCTGGTGCTGAGCGACGACCCGTCGGAGTTCCTCGACGGCGCGGGCCGGGTCCGCCAGGGCCAGCGCGCGACCAAGGGTCTGATCGGCCAGCTGACGCAGGTCCAGCAGGACTTGGAGCAGTACTCCAAGGACGCCTCCGCCCAGTGGCAGAAGCTGGAGGCGGGCCGCAAGACCAAGGCGGCGGCCCAGAAGAAGATCGAGAAGCAGATCGCCGCGGCGGAGAAGCTCGAGTCCCGGCTGGAGAAGAAGGAGAAGGAGCGCCTCGAGCAACTGGAGGCGCAGGTCGCACAGAAGGCGCAGACCGCCTGGCTGGACACCGGCATCCTCAAGGAGATCGACAGCGCGGCGTCCGTACAGGGCAAGGCGGCCGTGCGGTTCGCCACCGCGCAGATGGGCAAGCCGTACGTGTGGGGCGCCGAGGGACCGAGGAGCTTCGACTGCTCAGGCCTGACCTCCGAGGCCTGGAAGAGCGCCGGACGGCCGATACCCCGCACCTCGCAGGAGCAGTGGAAGCAGTTGCCGCACGTCGCCGTCCAGGACATGCGCCCCGGCGACCTGATCATCTACTTCGGCGACGCCAGCCACGTCGCGATGTACGTGGGCGACGGCGCGATCATCCACGCCCCGCGCCCGGGCCGCACGGTCACGCTCGCGGGCGCGGGCACGATGCCGATCCTCGGGGTGGTCCGGCCGGACGCGTGACCTCGCCCGCCTGAGCCGTGCGTGGCCTCGTCCGTCCGACCGCGCGCGACCTCATTGGTGTGACCCAGGGCACTTCTGTGGCCGCTCAGGTGTGTCGAGCCGGGGGCGACGTGACGTTCGTCATCCCCTCCCGGGGGCCGGCCTGTCCAACTGCGGTAGGGATCGCGGCATATGACAGGGGCCAGAGATCAAGCGGCGTGCCGTACGCCATTCCGCTGCGACGCCTTCTGCCGCTATGGTCCCCGTCGGTGGGTCGAGGTCCCTCGCCCCCGCCATGCCCTCGGGGGGAGGGAAGGAATCCAAGACGATGCCCGTACCCGTACCGCGGCAGAGAGCGATCCCGGCCGTGGAAAGTGGTCAGGCGCAGGCCGTGCCCGCAGTCGGCGGCCCCTCCGAGGAAGAAGCCGGTCGCGGGGAAGAGCAAGCCTGCCGCCACGAGACGACGGTGGCGAACGACACCGTCCCCTCCGGCGCGCACCACGCCGCGCGCGACGGAGCACACCCGCACCCGCAGGCCGGCGCGCACCGGAACACGCGTGACGGAGCGCTCAACGTTGCGCCCGCGGACGGCGTCCACCCTGGCGTGAACACCGCAGGCGTCAGCGCGCCCGGCGTCGCCGTGACCGGCGTCACCGCTCCGGGTGCGGCCGCGACCACGGCGGGCGCCGCGCACACTCCCCTCACGCTGCTGCTGATCGAGGACGACCCCACGGCCGCGCCGATCTTCCGCGACCTGCCCGACTCGGACGGCAGGCCGATCCGGGTCCGCACCGCCCGCAACCTCACCGAGGCCGAGCGGCTGCTCACCGACGACGTGCACTGCATCCTGCTCGACATCGCGCTGCCCGTGCCGGGCCGCACGGCCGCGGCCGCCGGTGACGACGAGCTCGCCGTGCTGCGGCACGTGCTGCGGCTCGCTCCTCGGCACGCCGTGCTCGCGCTCACCGCCTCCGGCGACGCCGAGCGCGGCGCCGAGGCCGTGCGCGTGGGCGCACAGGACTACCTCTTCAAGGACGAGCTGGACGGCCGTCTGCTGAGCCGCGCGATCCGGTACGCGGTGGAGCGGAAACGTTCCGACACGGCCGAGCGGCGGCTCGCCGAGGGCAAACTGCGCGCGCAGGAGAACGCCCGCCTGGAGCGCGGCCTGCTGCCCACGCCGCTGCTGGAGGGCTCCCCGCTGCGGTTCGCCGCCCGCTACCGCCCCGGCCGCTCGCGCGCCCTGCTCGGCGGCGACTTCTACGACACCGTCCGCACACCCGACGGCACCGTGCACGCCATGATCGGCGACGTCTGCGGGCACGGCCCGGACGAGGCCGCGCTCGGCGTGGAGCTGCGCATCGCATGGCGGGCGCTGACCCTGGCGGGCCTGTGCGGGGACCAGCTGCTGAACACGCTGCAGCAGGTGCTGGAGCACGAGCGCGACGACGACGAGATCTTCGCGACGCTGTGCACGGTGGACATCGCGCCCGACGGCCGCCGGGCGGGCCTGTGCCTGGCCGGCCACCCGGCGCCGCTGATCGCCCGCCCGGACCGGCCCGCGCGCCTGCTGCCGTACGACAACAACGGCCCCGCGCTCGGCCTGCTGCCGGGTGCCCGCTGGCCGCGGATGCAGGTCGAGCTGGGCGCGGAGTGGAGCCTGATGCTGTACACCGACGGCCTCATCGAGGGGCGGATCGGCGAGGGCAGGGAACGGCTCGGCCAGGACGGCATGGTGGAGATGATCCGCCGCCAGCTCGCCGAGGGGCTCAGCGGGGAGGCGCTGCTGCGCGCCGCGGTGAGCGAGGTGCGCGAGCTCAACGGGGGCGAGCTGACGGACGACGTCGCGGTGGTCCTGCTGGACCGGGTGCCGTAGGAAGACGCGGGACACGCCGCGCCGCCGCGCGGCACCCTGCGCGCCGCGCGCCCACTACCGCGGCTGCTGCCGCGCGTGGTGCGTGGTGCCCGGCGCGGGACCGCCCTAGCGTCCGCCGTTGTACGGGCCGTACGGGCCGTCGCTGCTGCTTCCGCCGCGCCGGCGGCCCCAGCCGCCGCCCGAGACCTGCCGGAGGGCCGGACGGACGTCCACGAAGAAGACGATCGAGGCGACGAGGCCCGCGAGCTGCAGGAAGAGCATCGGCACCAGAAGGTTCACCGCGACCGCGATGCCGAGGATGATCAGCCAGAAGCCCTTGTTCTGCTTGTCGGCGGCGCGGTACGCGTCGTCACGGAACAGCGCGGCCATCACCAGTGCCACCACGGCGAAAGCCAACATGGCGAGGTAGAGCAGCCACATCAGCCCCGCGAAG contains these protein-coding regions:
- a CDS encoding class I SAM-dependent methyltransferase → MTSRAPNRPVGTVTRGTTNPNRLRRMDRWIAATHGPDLRRAADPVAVDLGYGAAPWTAVELLGRLRSVAPRARVVGVEIEPARVAAARPYEREGLAFRHGGFEIPVSRRPHLVRAANVLRQYDEGEVAAVWRRLCARLAPAEAATGFRGGLLVEGTCDEIGRRHVWVALGPEGPRTVTFATRLGSLQRPSDLAERLPKALIHRNVPGEPVHAFLRDFDRAWAAAAPFASYGARQRWMRAVRDLTADWPVTDGPTRWRQGEVTVRWAALAPRD
- a CDS encoding C40 family peptidase, which encodes MGTGKRGLLAAAVTVVCAVSVLGAPGAAFASPNPPPTPAPSAGSSTPALPSTATNKDLEAVRTQLEALYHDAAVATDAYNAAEEAAQKQSAEIVELAKKIVAGQKKLDDLKDRAGAAARAQYRTGGLPDEAQLVLSDDPSEFLDGAGRVRQGQRATKGLIGQLTQVQQDLEQYSKDASAQWQKLEAGRKTKAAAQKKIEKQIAAAEKLESRLEKKEKERLEQLEAQVAQKAQTAWLDTGILKEIDSAASVQGKAAVRFATAQMGKPYVWGAEGPRSFDCSGLTSEAWKSAGRPIPRTSQEQWKQLPHVAVQDMRPGDLIIYFGDASHVAMYVGDGAIIHAPRPGRTVTLAGAGTMPILGVVRPDA
- a CDS encoding PP2C family protein-serine/threonine phosphatase, which codes for MPVPVPRQRAIPAVESGQAQAVPAVGGPSEEEAGRGEEQACRHETTVANDTVPSGAHHAARDGAHPHPQAGAHRNTRDGALNVAPADGVHPGVNTAGVSAPGVAVTGVTAPGAAATTAGAAHTPLTLLLIEDDPTAAPIFRDLPDSDGRPIRVRTARNLTEAERLLTDDVHCILLDIALPVPGRTAAAAGDDELAVLRHVLRLAPRHAVLALTASGDAERGAEAVRVGAQDYLFKDELDGRLLSRAIRYAVERKRSDTAERRLAEGKLRAQENARLERGLLPTPLLEGSPLRFAARYRPGRSRALLGGDFYDTVRTPDGTVHAMIGDVCGHGPDEAALGVELRIAWRALTLAGLCGDQLLNTLQQVLEHERDDDEIFATLCTVDIAPDGRRAGLCLAGHPAPLIARPDRPARLLPYDNNGPALGLLPGARWPRMQVELGAEWSLMLYTDGLIEGRIGEGRERLGQDGMVEMIRRQLAEGLSGEALLRAAVSEVRELNGGELTDDVAVVLLDRVP
- a CDS encoding DUF2516 family protein — translated: MAGFAGLMWLLYLAMLAFAVVALVMAALFRDDAYRAADKQNKGFWLIILGIAVAVNLLVPMLFLQLAGLVASIVFFVDVRPALRQVSGGGWGRRRGGSSSDGPYGPYNGGR